The following are encoded in a window of Paenibacillus polymyxa genomic DNA:
- a CDS encoding amino acid ABC transporter permease: protein MSREFNIDYVFSFIPKMLSYLHITLFIVASSLVLGLIIGLLVALPRMYNIPFLKRVSQVYVSFFRGTPILIQLFLVYYGLPELLKLVDINSSRWDVLWFAVATYALNSGAFISEIIRSGVEAVDRGQIEAAQSVGMSGYQTFTRIIMPQALAVVVPVFSNLVIGNLKDTSLAFTIGAMEMTGKSQTLGSATQHFVETYIALSLIYLVISLILQKLFKVLENTLLRHEHRDAVQKEPEKRKSFVVRYLRSPRLSKGGKGI from the coding sequence ATGAGCAGAGAGTTCAATATTGACTATGTTTTTAGCTTTATCCCGAAAATGCTGTCTTACTTACACATCACCTTGTTTATTGTGGCAAGCTCGCTTGTATTGGGGCTTATCATTGGTCTGTTGGTTGCGCTGCCTCGCATGTATAACATTCCATTTCTCAAACGTGTTTCTCAGGTGTATGTTTCCTTTTTTCGCGGAACACCTATTCTAATCCAATTGTTTCTGGTGTATTACGGCCTGCCAGAGCTACTAAAGCTGGTGGATATCAATTCCTCCAGATGGGATGTGCTGTGGTTTGCCGTAGCAACCTACGCACTCAATAGTGGAGCCTTTATTTCCGAAATTATCAGGTCAGGAGTAGAGGCTGTAGATCGGGGACAAATCGAGGCTGCACAGTCCGTCGGCATGTCAGGCTATCAGACCTTTACACGTATCATTATGCCGCAAGCGCTGGCTGTCGTGGTTCCGGTATTTTCTAATCTGGTGATTGGCAATCTGAAGGATACTTCGCTGGCATTTACGATCGGAGCGATGGAGATGACAGGGAAATCACAGACATTAGGGTCGGCTACCCAACATTTTGTTGAAACCTATATCGCGTTATCCCTTATCTATCTGGTGATCAGTCTGATTTTACAAAAATTGTTCAAGGTGCTGGAAAATACGCTTCTCCGGCATGAGCATCGGGATGCAGTGCAGAAAGAACCCGAAAAACGAAAAAGCTTTGTGGTGCGTTACCTGAGAAGTCCCCGTCTTAGTAAAGGAGGTAAAGGCATATGA
- a CDS encoding amino acid ABC transporter ATP-binding protein yields the protein MIRLQNITKSFGKHEVLKGIDLTVNKGEVVVILGPSGSGKTTLLRCINYLEKPNDGEVSIGDFTVNCKRPAKRDVLALRQKTAMVFQQYNLFKHKTALENVMEGLVVVRKVKQEEAKKISIEVLEKVGLGEKLNHYPSQLSGGQQQRVGIARALALNPEVILFDEPTSALDPELVGEVLSVIRKIAKEGITMIVVTHEMGFARDVSNHVVFMDGGHIIEEGTPDDIFNHPKEERTKQFLKRITPEYNYSI from the coding sequence ATGATCCGTCTGCAAAATATTACGAAGTCGTTCGGCAAACATGAGGTGCTCAAAGGCATTGATTTGACCGTGAACAAAGGCGAGGTCGTCGTTATTTTAGGCCCGAGCGGTTCAGGTAAAACGACTCTGCTACGCTGCATTAATTATCTGGAAAAGCCGAATGATGGGGAAGTTAGCATTGGCGATTTTACAGTAAACTGCAAGCGACCTGCAAAGAGGGATGTTTTGGCTCTACGTCAAAAGACGGCTATGGTTTTCCAGCAATACAATTTGTTCAAGCATAAAACAGCACTGGAAAATGTCATGGAAGGACTTGTCGTTGTCCGCAAGGTCAAACAGGAGGAAGCGAAAAAAATCAGCATTGAAGTGCTGGAAAAGGTCGGTCTGGGTGAAAAGCTGAATCATTATCCAAGCCAGCTGTCTGGCGGGCAGCAGCAGCGTGTCGGCATAGCGCGTGCTTTGGCGCTGAACCCGGAAGTGATTTTGTTCGATGAGCCGACTTCGGCGCTGGACCCTGAATTGGTGGGTGAGGTGCTGTCGGTGATCCGCAAGATTGCAAAGGAAGGCATTACGATGATTGTCGTTACACATGAAATGGGCTTTGCGCGCGATGTTTCAAATCATGTGGTATTTATGGATGGCGGTCATATTATCGAGGAAGGCACACCGGACGACATTTTTAACCACCCCAAAGAGGAACGTACCAAACAATTTCTGAAACGGATTACACCGGAATATAACTATTCAATTTAG
- a CDS encoding transporter substrate-binding domain-containing protein, producing the protein MKKWFAILSVMAIILVLAGCGSSDNASSASGSSGDVKKIIVGTGTQFKNVCFIDENGNLTGFDVELIKELDKRLPQYEFEFKTMDFGNLLLSLDAGKIDLVSHQMEKNPEREAKYLFNKNPYSIFLNRVAVAKDNNTIHSIDDLKGKKVLTSPTSNAAYVLKEYNKTHGDALNIVYTSGAANDTVQQITSGRIDATVTTDFANRFNTDEKGEVALKTVGDPLTQSDVLYVLNKNEQGLADDLDKAIQEVKDDGTLSKLSIKWLGEDFTKSLEDVKKEGSSSKK; encoded by the coding sequence ATGAAAAAGTGGTTTGCAATATTGTCTGTTATGGCAATCATCCTGGTGTTGGCAGGCTGCGGTTCCTCGGATAACGCGTCTAGCGCGTCAGGTTCAAGCGGAGACGTGAAGAAAATTATCGTAGGCACAGGTACTCAATTCAAAAATGTATGCTTTATTGACGAAAACGGAAATTTAACAGGTTTTGATGTGGAGCTGATTAAGGAGCTGGACAAGCGCCTGCCTCAATACGAATTTGAATTCAAAACGATGGACTTTGGAAATTTACTGCTAAGTCTCGATGCCGGCAAGATTGATCTGGTATCGCATCAAATGGAAAAAAACCCGGAGCGCGAGGCCAAGTATCTGTTCAACAAAAATCCGTATAGCATTTTTCTGAACAGAGTCGCTGTAGCGAAGGATAACAATACCATTCATTCAATTGATGATTTGAAAGGGAAAAAGGTACTCACCAGCCCAACCAGTAATGCGGCGTATGTGCTGAAAGAGTATAACAAAACCCACGGAGATGCCCTGAATATCGTTTATACGAGTGGTGCAGCCAATGATACGGTACAGCAAATTACGAGCGGCCGTATAGATGCTACCGTTACGACAGACTTTGCGAACCGTTTTAACACCGATGAAAAAGGAGAAGTAGCTCTGAAAACCGTTGGTGATCCTTTGACTCAATCGGATGTACTGTATGTACTGAACAAAAATGAGCAAGGGTTGGCGGATGACCTCGACAAAGCCATTCAGGAAGTGAAGGACGACGGTACGCTGTCGAAGCTGAGCATTAAATGGCTTGGAGAGGATTTCACTAAGTCTCTGGAAGATGTGAAAAAAGAAGGTAGCAGCAGTAAGAAGTAA
- a CDS encoding discoidin domain-containing protein — protein sequence MLNRKGMVMASFSVVIASSLLMGNASFVSADSHLNGDSVSAATGDSTLADMPAYLKSSVEWVWKNRMLTEGSTARKNTIFDQIFAGKGTLNYVIRWQSSKPVTLKQRQDIARMIDRQMNHWTDHLQGYDGWPYKNIKVKVVGWAVADPSLLLDKQPDEVIYTDTITDTLASEKPEIPAALPVAPNEISRFEHFSDPNYSYPGGLDKRFDMYLWATENFGGGAGGDWGQRMNDEYVLSTVNSDEIEITEHEIGHGFGLNDFYEEHERPPGGFPTNTIMWAGNSDHITDWDIWMLRYTWSQLKKDTSRFPSVTNGDEGPIDPSPDENVNIAPAATVSTSYTSPWENVSALNDGFDPTSSNDRSHAVYGNWPETGTQWVQYDFDQEYTLSQTDVYWFQDGAGVDVPKSYKIKYWNGRSWSNIKQANGLGTSADQYNTTTFTPVKTTKLRIEMVSKGCLLRLFVGDNLF from the coding sequence ATGCTGAACAGAAAAGGAATGGTGATGGCTTCTTTTTCAGTAGTCATTGCTAGTTCACTACTGATGGGAAACGCTAGTTTTGTATCAGCGGATTCTCATCTAAACGGGGATTCTGTAAGTGCGGCAACGGGTGATTCGACATTGGCTGACATGCCAGCTTATCTCAAATCATCGGTGGAATGGGTTTGGAAGAATAGAATGTTGACCGAAGGCTCGACGGCGCGTAAAAATACGATTTTTGATCAAATTTTTGCGGGAAAAGGGACTCTTAATTATGTTATACGCTGGCAATCCTCTAAGCCCGTTACACTGAAGCAACGCCAGGATATTGCTAGAATGATAGATCGGCAGATGAACCATTGGACAGATCATCTTCAAGGATATGACGGCTGGCCCTATAAGAATATTAAAGTAAAAGTGGTAGGCTGGGCTGTTGCCGATCCTTCACTGCTCCTAGACAAGCAGCCTGACGAGGTCATTTATACGGATACCATTACAGATACACTAGCTTCTGAAAAACCGGAAATTCCTGCTGCGCTTCCCGTTGCACCTAATGAAATATCGCGATTTGAGCATTTTTCGGACCCGAACTATTCGTATCCGGGTGGATTGGATAAACGCTTTGATATGTATCTCTGGGCCACAGAAAATTTTGGCGGGGGAGCCGGCGGCGACTGGGGACAGCGTATGAATGATGAATACGTTCTGAGTACGGTGAATTCGGATGAGATTGAGATTACTGAACATGAAATTGGGCATGGATTTGGATTAAACGATTTTTATGAAGAACATGAGCGTCCACCAGGTGGATTCCCAACGAACACTATTATGTGGGCCGGTAATTCCGATCATATCACCGACTGGGATATCTGGATGCTGCGTTATACCTGGAGTCAGCTCAAAAAAGATACTTCTCGTTTCCCAAGCGTGACTAACGGCGATGAGGGTCCCATCGATCCATCACCTGATGAAAACGTAAACATTGCGCCAGCTGCAACGGTCAGCACTTCTTATACTTCGCCTTGGGAAAATGTGAGCGCGCTTAATGATGGATTTGACCCAACCAGCTCTAATGATCGAAGTCATGCCGTGTATGGTAACTGGCCTGAGACGGGTACACAATGGGTCCAATATGATTTTGATCAAGAATATACGTTATCCCAAACGGATGTCTATTGGTTCCAAGATGGCGCTGGCGTTGATGTTCCTAAATCTTACAAGATTAAGTATTGGAATGGTCGTAGCTGGTCCAATATCAAGCAGGCTAATGGATTGGGTACTTCGGCAGACCAGTATAATACAACCACTTTTACGCCTGTAAAAACAACGAAATTAAGAATTGAAATGGTATCCAAAGGTTGTCTCCTGCGATTATTTGTGGGAGACAACCTTTTCTAA
- the ssuE gene encoding NADPH-dependent FMN reductase: MSKVVILSGSPSTQSRLYGLINYTTEQLQQAGAEVTLLNVVDLPAEDLVTANFNSPDVTASLALIAAADAVIVASPVYKASYSGLLKIFLDLVPQEGLRGKPVLPLFIGGTLAHLLVIDYALKPVINALGGRHILGGVYAVDQWVERLPDGAYGLSEELVARLERSVKELNELLKL; the protein is encoded by the coding sequence ATGTCCAAGGTTGTCATCCTATCAGGCAGTCCGTCTACACAATCCCGTTTATACGGCTTGATTAACTATACAACGGAGCAGTTGCAGCAGGCTGGAGCGGAGGTCACATTACTGAATGTGGTCGACTTGCCAGCGGAGGATCTGGTCACAGCTAACTTTAACAGCCCCGACGTCACAGCATCACTTGCATTGATTGCAGCAGCGGATGCCGTTATTGTGGCTTCTCCAGTCTATAAGGCGTCCTATTCAGGGCTATTGAAAATATTCCTGGATTTGGTTCCGCAGGAGGGGCTAAGAGGGAAACCAGTCTTGCCTTTATTTATCGGAGGTACACTGGCTCACCTGCTGGTCATTGACTATGCCTTGAAGCCGGTTATTAATGCACTGGGCGGAAGACATATTCTTGGCGGGGTGTATGCAGTGGATCAGTGGGTCGAACGTCTGCCAGATGGAGCATACGGGTTGTCGGAAGAATTGGTTGCACGGTTGGAACGTTCTGTTAAAGAACTAAATGAGCTATTAAAATTATAA
- a CDS encoding LLM class flavin-dependent oxidoreductase, giving the protein MAKNRQIKFGAIIHGVGGSMTTWRHPEVPADASVNFEFYKTQAQKAEEGKFDLVFIADGLFINEKSIPHFLNRFEPITILSALAGVTKHIGLVGTLSTSYSEPFTVARQFSSIDHISGGRAGWNVVTSPLEGSALNFSKGEHPSHPQRYKIAEEYLQVTKGLWDSWEEDAFVRDKEAGVFFDPEKLHTLNHKGEFFSVQGPLNIGRSKQGQPVIFQAGSSEDGKNLAAKEADAVFTGHETLEEAQQFYRDVKERAVRYGRSEEDIVILPGISPIIGSTTEEAERKYEEITNLVTIEAALKYLGRFFDHHDFSQYPLDEPFPELDGIGSNAFRSGTDKIKRVAKEQNLTLREVALRSATPRTSFIGTAEQVADRVQEWFERKGADGFIIGSDVPSGLHDFVNLVVPILQERGIYRQDYEFSTLRENLGVPIPENRYTAARSKVKVDA; this is encoded by the coding sequence ATGGCTAAGAATAGACAAATTAAATTTGGTGCGATTATTCACGGTGTTGGGGGAAGCATGACGACTTGGCGTCACCCTGAAGTACCTGCGGATGCGAGTGTTAACTTTGAATTTTATAAAACGCAGGCGCAAAAGGCAGAGGAAGGGAAGTTTGACCTCGTATTTATCGCAGATGGCCTGTTCATTAACGAAAAATCCATTCCCCACTTTCTGAACCGTTTTGAACCAATTACGATTTTGTCCGCTTTGGCTGGGGTGACGAAGCATATCGGACTGGTCGGCACACTGTCGACTTCCTATAGCGAACCGTTCACGGTAGCACGCCAGTTTTCTTCCATTGATCATATAAGCGGAGGTCGTGCAGGCTGGAATGTGGTGACTTCCCCGCTGGAAGGCTCTGCCCTTAACTTTAGTAAAGGCGAGCACCCGTCGCATCCGCAGCGCTATAAAATTGCAGAGGAATATTTACAGGTTACCAAAGGACTGTGGGACTCGTGGGAAGAGGATGCGTTCGTTCGTGATAAGGAAGCCGGCGTATTCTTTGATCCTGAAAAGCTGCATACATTGAATCATAAAGGCGAGTTTTTCTCTGTGCAGGGTCCGCTGAACATTGGACGATCCAAGCAGGGACAGCCGGTTATTTTCCAGGCAGGTTCCTCGGAGGATGGCAAAAACCTGGCCGCCAAGGAAGCGGATGCTGTATTTACAGGACATGAAACGTTAGAGGAAGCGCAGCAGTTTTATCGTGATGTGAAAGAACGTGCGGTACGTTATGGTAGATCCGAAGAGGATATTGTCATTTTGCCGGGCATTTCGCCGATTATTGGCAGCACGACGGAGGAAGCAGAACGTAAGTATGAAGAGATCACGAATCTGGTGACGATTGAGGCTGCGTTAAAATATTTGGGACGTTTCTTCGATCATCATGATTTCTCACAATATCCGCTGGATGAGCCATTCCCTGAGCTTGATGGTATTGGCAGCAATGCGTTCCGCAGCGGTACAGATAAAATTAAACGAGTAGCCAAGGAACAAAATTTGACCTTACGCGAGGTTGCATTGCGTTCAGCTACACCGAGAACCTCTTTTATCGGAACCGCTGAGCAAGTAGCGGATCGAGTGCAGGAGTGGTTCGAAAGAAAAGGGGCAGACGGATTCATTATTGGTTCTGATGTGCCATCGGGTCTGCATGACTTCGTCAATCTGGTTGTGCCTATTTTGCAGGAACGCGGTATTTACCGTCAGGATTATGAATTTAGCACACTACGTGAAAACCTGGGCGTGCCTATTCCTGAGAACCGCTATACAGCAGCCAGATCCAAAGTGAAGGTTGACGCATAA
- a CDS encoding amino acid ABC transporter permease: protein MSLDFGFIYTAFLGLFSALPNTLIITVVSVLAGLVIGIITALARIYKVPVLSQISHGYVTFIRGTPMLMHLLLIYFSLPLLIDAGAKHFGWPLQSKDVPYMVFALISFSITSGAYMSEVVRSGIQSVNKGQIEAAYAVGMTTWQVLRRIVFPQAFVVSLPNLTNSVIGMLHGSTLAFTVSVTEIQAQAEILASTNWKYLEVYIAAALLFWGLTVLIERISGLVEKKINVFNGGRAS, encoded by the coding sequence ATGAGTCTGGATTTTGGCTTTATATATACTGCCTTTTTAGGGTTGTTCTCCGCGTTGCCCAACACCTTAATTATTACGGTGGTTTCCGTACTGGCAGGGTTGGTCATCGGTATTATAACGGCGCTGGCGCGAATCTATAAGGTTCCTGTGTTGTCCCAGATTTCTCACGGTTACGTTACCTTTATCCGTGGCACACCGATGCTGATGCATTTGCTGCTTATTTATTTCAGTTTGCCTTTGTTGATTGATGCGGGAGCGAAGCATTTCGGCTGGCCGCTGCAATCCAAAGATGTTCCTTATATGGTATTTGCACTCATTTCGTTTTCCATTACCAGTGGCGCGTATATGTCTGAGGTCGTCCGTTCTGGAATTCAATCGGTCAACAAGGGACAAATCGAGGCGGCTTATGCCGTCGGTATGACGACGTGGCAAGTGCTAAGACGGATTGTATTTCCGCAGGCGTTCGTGGTGAGTTTGCCAAACCTGACGAATTCCGTTATTGGGATGCTTCATGGCTCTACCTTGGCCTTCACGGTTTCGGTCACAGAAATCCAGGCACAGGCTGAGATTCTGGCATCTACCAACTGGAAATATTTAGAGGTATATATTGCAGCTGCACTGCTGTTTTGGGGCTTGACGGTATTGATTGAACGAATATCCGGCTTGGTGGAGAAAAAAATCAATGTGTTTAATGGAGGTCGAGCATCATGA
- a CDS encoding glutaredoxin family protein, with the protein MSSKPKVVLWSKTGCHFCGEIKSYLESQNQPYENIQVDGNDALRDVLETKYGIRYVPVVEVGGDNKYEALLNPNLEELGKVLESYNQVV; encoded by the coding sequence ATGTCGTCCAAACCTAAAGTTGTATTGTGGAGCAAAACCGGCTGTCATTTTTGTGGAGAGATCAAATCGTACCTGGAATCCCAAAATCAGCCGTATGAAAATATCCAAGTGGACGGAAATGATGCGCTGCGTGACGTGCTGGAGACCAAATATGGTATTCGTTATGTCCCTGTCGTCGAGGTAGGCGGCGATAACAAATATGAAGCACTGCTCAACCCAAATCTGGAAGAGTTGGGTAAAGTGCTGGAAAGTTACAATCAAGTGGTATAA
- a CDS encoding LysR family transcriptional regulator: MNIENMEAFVYVNHYGSFNKAAEALFLSQPSVTARIQTLERELECKLFDRQSKQTVLTEDGRKFLPYAEQMLQVLQKGKQKLQQRKKAPQQIRIGCTISVSNYIIPEILKQLRARYPEVNYKIVTATTDQLVHKLLNREVDISFVRKVMYPAIRTLAFYEDPISLYVYDGHPFMKTGKASIQDIQRETLVFFECGSLDWMRIHRAFESLEQPPDIAFQVDNVVTAKKLVLEAAGIAFLPDVCVNREVKDQKLFRVHVPEVAGVSMQISIIATKEDCAVTSDFADALTEGFRGAVLL; the protein is encoded by the coding sequence ATGAATATCGAGAATATGGAAGCCTTTGTATACGTGAATCATTATGGGAGCTTTAATAAGGCTGCAGAAGCCTTGTTCTTGTCCCAGCCCTCTGTTACAGCCCGGATTCAGACGCTAGAGCGCGAGCTAGAATGCAAGTTGTTCGACCGCCAAAGCAAGCAAACGGTTCTGACGGAGGATGGACGAAAGTTTCTTCCTTATGCGGAGCAGATGCTTCAGGTGCTGCAAAAAGGGAAACAAAAGCTCCAACAGCGTAAGAAAGCCCCTCAGCAAATTCGAATTGGTTGCACGATATCGGTGTCGAACTACATCATTCCTGAAATATTAAAGCAGCTTCGTGCCCGTTATCCAGAGGTTAACTACAAAATTGTGACGGCTACGACGGATCAACTGGTACATAAACTGTTGAACCGTGAGGTAGACATTAGTTTTGTGCGTAAAGTGATGTATCCGGCTATCCGTACGCTTGCTTTTTATGAAGATCCGATTTCCCTGTATGTATACGACGGCCATCCGTTTATGAAGACAGGAAAGGCCAGTATACAGGATATTCAACGTGAAACACTGGTGTTTTTTGAATGCGGATCATTAGATTGGATGAGAATTCATCGCGCTTTTGAATCACTGGAGCAGCCACCGGACATTGCTTTTCAGGTAGACAATGTGGTCACGGCCAAAAAGCTGGTATTGGAAGCAGCGGGTATTGCCTTTTTGCCGGATGTCTGTGTGAACCGTGAAGTAAAAGATCAGAAACTGTTCCGTGTCCATGTTCCAGAGGTAGCTGGGGTGTCGATGCAGATTAGTATAATAGCGACCAAAGAAGACTGTGCAGTGACCTCGGATTTTGCAGATGCACTGACAGAAGGTTTCCGGGGTGCTGTTTTGTTATAG
- a CDS encoding amidohydrolase, translating into MSGSTGTKEQVLEQKLVDIRRHLHRNPELSNEEVETTAFIRRLLEEQNITILDVPLRTGLVAEIGGQQEGPTVALRADIDALPIQEETGLPYASVHPGKMHACGHDFHTASLLGAAILLKQREQELKGTVRLVFQPAEEKAKGAAQVLDSGALAGVQAIFGLHNKPDLPVGTVGIKEGPLMAAADGFYIEVEGLSTHAAVPHAGIDPIVVSSHIITALQSIVSRSVNPLDSAVISVTKLHSGNAWNIIPDRAHLDGTIRTFDENVRAQVTERFEQVVKGVADAFGTKATIRWIEGPPPVLNDGKLAAIAEEAAEAVGLDVVRPIPSSASEDFGFYQKNIPGVFVFVGTAGSKEWHHPAFDLDERALPGTAKLLASLADSALISIE; encoded by the coding sequence ATGAGTGGATCAACCGGGACGAAGGAGCAGGTTTTGGAGCAGAAGTTGGTGGACATTCGCCGCCATCTGCATCGAAATCCCGAGCTATCTAACGAGGAGGTTGAAACTACCGCCTTTATCCGCCGTCTGCTGGAAGAACAGAACATAACCATTTTGGATGTGCCGCTGCGTACCGGATTAGTTGCGGAAATCGGCGGACAGCAGGAAGGGCCAACTGTTGCGCTTCGTGCAGACATTGATGCGTTGCCCATTCAGGAGGAGACGGGATTGCCTTATGCTTCGGTGCACCCCGGCAAAATGCATGCCTGTGGGCATGACTTTCATACCGCATCCCTGTTAGGAGCAGCCATACTCCTGAAGCAGCGGGAGCAGGAGCTGAAAGGCACGGTTCGGCTGGTGTTCCAGCCAGCCGAGGAAAAGGCCAAAGGCGCTGCCCAAGTGCTGGACAGCGGTGCGTTGGCAGGGGTGCAGGCCATATTTGGCCTGCATAACAAGCCGGACCTGCCCGTAGGCACGGTCGGCATCAAAGAGGGCCCGCTAATGGCAGCGGCGGATGGTTTTTACATCGAGGTGGAGGGTCTGAGCACACATGCGGCAGTGCCGCATGCAGGGATTGACCCCATCGTGGTATCGTCACATATCATTACGGCGCTGCAATCCATTGTGAGTCGGAGCGTTAATCCGCTGGATAGCGCGGTCATTAGCGTCACGAAGCTACACAGTGGCAACGCCTGGAACATCATTCCAGACCGAGCCCATTTGGACGGAACCATTCGCACATTTGACGAGAATGTTCGCGCCCAGGTGACTGAGCGCTTCGAGCAGGTCGTAAAAGGCGTTGCCGATGCTTTCGGCACGAAAGCGACCATCCGCTGGATCGAGGGTCCGCCGCCTGTGCTGAACGACGGTAAGTTGGCCGCCATCGCGGAGGAGGCGGCCGAAGCGGTCGGTCTGGACGTAGTTCGTCCCATACCATCCTCGGCGAGCGAGGATTTTGGGTTTTATCAGAAGAACATCCCCGGTGTATTTGTCTTTGTTGGCACTGCGGGAAGCAAGGAATGGCATCATCCTGCCTTTGATCTGGACGAACGCGCGTTGCCCGGAACAGCGAAGCTACTGGCTTCACTGGCAGATTCGGCATTGATATCCATAGAGTAG
- a CDS encoding LLM class flavin-dependent oxidoreductase: protein MSIKIGVLDQSPIHEGETAAQALRNTIKLAQRVEELGFTRFWVSEHHDSEQVAGSSPEVLISHLLARTERIKVGSGGVMLQHYSPYKVAENFNVLSSLAPGRVDLGIGRAPGGLPKSTQALQRNVHDAPSLEEKIDEVSRYIHNIPSEEGPLAGLQANPIPEIPADIYVLGTSTDSAGIAARLGLPYVFSQFINSNEQVALESFRTYRASFDYSYGREPKALFALSVIVADTSEEAAELAGEHKLYKIHLASGKTATVGTLESAEEFGKQSGEEYTIEATQAQINKGNKDEIYAVLTEIQAKYQADELIVTTGIRDIHKRVRSFELLHEAFAGLPVQS, encoded by the coding sequence ATGAGTATTAAAATCGGAGTATTGGATCAAAGCCCTATACACGAGGGGGAAACGGCAGCGCAGGCCCTTCGTAATACGATTAAGCTAGCACAGCGTGTAGAGGAATTGGGATTTACGCGCTTCTGGGTATCAGAGCATCACGATTCCGAGCAGGTTGCGGGCTCTTCGCCAGAGGTACTCATTTCCCATTTGCTGGCACGCACTGAGCGTATTAAAGTCGGTTCTGGTGGAGTGATGCTTCAGCATTACAGCCCTTATAAAGTAGCTGAAAACTTTAATGTGCTGTCCTCTCTTGCACCGGGTCGCGTAGATTTGGGAATCGGACGCGCACCGGGCGGGTTGCCGAAATCCACACAGGCGTTACAACGAAACGTTCATGATGCGCCTTCTCTCGAAGAAAAAATTGATGAAGTAAGTCGCTATATTCATAATATTCCGTCTGAAGAAGGACCGTTAGCCGGGTTACAGGCGAATCCGATTCCAGAAATACCAGCGGATATTTACGTTTTGGGTACAAGTACAGACAGTGCTGGAATTGCTGCGCGTTTGGGGTTGCCCTACGTTTTCTCGCAATTTATCAATAGTAATGAGCAGGTTGCATTGGAATCATTCCGTACGTATCGGGCGTCTTTCGATTATAGTTATGGACGTGAGCCGAAAGCTCTTTTTGCGCTTTCAGTCATTGTAGCGGACACTTCCGAGGAAGCTGCGGAGTTAGCAGGTGAACACAAGCTGTACAAAATTCATCTGGCCAGTGGCAAGACGGCTACGGTGGGCACGCTGGAAAGTGCAGAAGAGTTTGGCAAGCAATCGGGTGAAGAATATACAATTGAAGCTACACAAGCGCAAATTAACAAAGGGAATAAAGACGAAATCTATGCAGTGCTGACGGAAATTCAAGCGAAGTATCAGGCCGATGAGCTGATCGTTACGACAGGAATAAGAGATATACACAAGCGTGTGCGCTCGTTCGAGTTGTTGCATGAAGCTTTTGCCGGATTGCCTGTGCAGTCCTAG